A single genomic interval of Nostoc commune NIES-4072 harbors:
- a CDS encoding ABC transporter permease → MNFQKSDISKIQELHRPRANWLQPLVLLAPSGIWLLLLLVLPTLIIFQLSLVADIRPGDLVNPNGFKNYIRIFDPLYVQVIVRSLFFAFGTTIICLILGFPVAYWIAQIAPQRWRNLLLLGFVLPLWTSSLLRSYAWITILRPTGLLNSLLSNLGLPTLELLNQSQAVFIGMSYSLLPYMVLILYASLEKLDKRLLEAAADLGANPGETFCQVTVPQILPGIAAASMLVFITGLGDFVDPELLGGASSMTAARLVYNQFLGATQNWGFGSALSMTLILLVSIAIALLIKFGEAAPKR, encoded by the coding sequence GTGAATTTTCAAAAAAGTGATATTTCTAAAATACAAGAATTGCATCGTCCACGAGCGAATTGGCTGCAACCTTTGGTATTACTTGCACCATCTGGGATTTGGTTATTACTTTTGTTGGTGCTGCCAACTTTGATCATTTTCCAGTTAAGTTTAGTTGCAGACATCCGGCCAGGAGATTTGGTTAATCCCAACGGATTCAAAAATTACATCCGCATATTTGACCCTCTTTATGTGCAAGTAATTGTGCGATCGCTATTTTTTGCGTTTGGCACTACAATAATTTGTTTAATTTTGGGCTTCCCCGTCGCCTATTGGATTGCTCAGATAGCACCGCAGCGTTGGCGGAATTTGCTACTATTAGGCTTTGTCTTACCTTTGTGGACTTCCTCGTTACTCCGTTCTTATGCTTGGATTACAATTCTTCGCCCTACTGGTTTACTGAACAGTTTACTCAGTAATTTAGGCTTACCTACTTTGGAATTACTTAACCAGAGTCAAGCTGTATTTATTGGTATGAGTTACAGCTTGTTACCCTATATGGTTTTGATTTTATATGCTTCTCTCGAAAAGCTAGACAAGCGATTACTAGAAGCGGCGGCTGATTTAGGTGCAAATCCGGGAGAAACTTTTTGCCAAGTAACCGTACCGCAAATTTTGCCTGGAATTGCGGCTGCTTCCATGCTTGTATTTATCACAGGTTTGGGGGATTTTGTCGATCCAGAATTACTTGGTGGTGCTTCTAGTATGACGGCGGCGCGGTTAGTTTATAACCAGTTTTTGGGAGCAACGCAAAATTGGGGATTTGGTTCAGCTTTAAGTATGACGTTAATTTTGCTTGTTAGTATTGCGATCGCACTTTTAATTAAGTTTGGTGAGGCTGCGCCCAAACGCTAA
- a CDS encoding ABC transporter substrate-binding protein encodes MTNRRQFLKGVAGFSGLSLAGCGWRLAEVRANSNTSGQRDQLYIFTWTQYTDNQLLKTFSTQTGMKVLADVYDSNDVMLAKLQAGGGGTYSIIYPSDYMVQKMVNKGLLTEIDHDRLIGLENLFPRFQNPSYDPNNRYSIPFNWGTTGLLYNSEKIKDAPQDWDYLWQNQKQLNQQMTLLNDVREVMGATLRMLGYSYNSKNEQEIKQAYEKLKVLKPAIARFDTDAWQNQILAGDLLLAMCYSADAVRISQENPKLKYVIPRSGSSLWTDTIVIPKTAPNLAGAYAWINMILQPELAAQISQRLNISTPNNAGFEQLPKTTQKNPNLFPSESLLANCERVTPVGEFEEVYDRYWTQLTSG; translated from the coding sequence ATGACTAACAGACGCCAATTTTTAAAAGGGGTGGCAGGGTTTTCTGGCTTATCTTTAGCTGGTTGTGGCTGGAGGCTAGCTGAAGTCCGTGCTAATTCTAATACTTCGGGTCAACGCGACCAACTTTATATCTTTACCTGGACGCAATATACTGACAACCAATTATTGAAAACCTTTAGCACCCAAACCGGTATGAAAGTGCTAGCGGATGTTTATGATTCCAATGATGTCATGCTGGCGAAATTGCAAGCTGGAGGCGGTGGTACTTACAGCATCATCTATCCATCCGATTACATGGTGCAAAAGATGGTAAACAAAGGTTTATTAACAGAAATAGATCACGATCGCTTAATCGGTTTAGAGAATTTATTCCCCCGGTTTCAAAATCCTAGCTATGACCCAAATAACCGATATAGCATTCCTTTTAACTGGGGGACAACAGGTTTACTTTACAATTCCGAAAAAATCAAAGATGCACCACAAGACTGGGATTACCTTTGGCAAAACCAAAAGCAACTTAATCAGCAGATGACCTTGCTCAATGATGTTAGAGAAGTGATGGGTGCGACGTTACGGATGCTAGGTTACTCTTACAACTCTAAAAATGAACAAGAAATCAAACAAGCTTATGAAAAGTTGAAAGTGCTAAAACCTGCGATCGCACGTTTTGACACCGACGCTTGGCAAAATCAAATTCTAGCAGGAGATTTACTATTGGCAATGTGCTATTCAGCAGATGCTGTGAGAATCTCTCAAGAAAACCCTAAACTCAAATATGTAATTCCTCGCAGTGGTTCTTCATTGTGGACAGACACTATTGTAATTCCTAAAACAGCCCCTAATTTAGCTGGAGCTTATGCTTGGATTAATATGATTTTGCAACCAGAATTAGCAGCCCAAATCAGTCAGCGTCTGAATATTTCTACGCCTAATAATGCTGGATTTGAGCAATTGCCAAAAACAACCCAAAAGAATCCTAATTTATTTCCCTCAGAATCACTTTTAGCAAATTGTGAACGTGTTACTCCTGTAGGAGAATTTGAAGAAGTTTACGATCGCTATTGGACTCAATTAACTAGCGGGTAA
- the cruF gene encoding gamma-carotene 1'-hydroxylase CruF, whose product MRQLVIAERVCLIGHIVSKAFGLVGMLLVVPNAEILFNLSQVGETAVQLSMAGGGVVDIILGTIAVSIYAYRTLGLGTWLAFMLPAMFISLGSELLGTSTGFPFGDYSYLSGLGYKIAGLVPFTIPLSWFYVGLSSYLIARIGLKVAQKPSWGRHIAAIAVGALLFTCWDFALEPAMSQTSLPFWYWEHPGAFFGTPYQNYAGWFGTSALFMSVAGLLWRNASIKLERSQLNLPLVVYLTNFAFAAGLSLAAGFYIPVLLGLFLGVVPAVALWLSSSTTPIPVAVEPASNEVSVARSVKVALK is encoded by the coding sequence ATGAGACAACTTGTTATTGCTGAACGCGTATGCCTGATTGGTCATATCGTGTCAAAAGCCTTTGGACTGGTAGGGATGCTACTGGTCGTACCTAATGCCGAAATACTTTTCAACTTATCGCAGGTTGGAGAAACTGCCGTACAGTTAAGTATGGCAGGTGGCGGTGTAGTTGATATCATCTTGGGGACAATAGCTGTCTCTATTTATGCCTACCGAACGCTAGGATTAGGAACTTGGCTAGCATTTATGCTGCCGGCTATGTTTATTTCCTTGGGTAGTGAACTACTGGGAACCAGCACGGGTTTTCCATTTGGTGATTATAGCTACTTAAGTGGCTTGGGTTATAAGATTGCGGGGCTAGTTCCTTTCACAATTCCTTTATCTTGGTTTTATGTTGGGCTGTCGTCTTATTTAATTGCGAGAATCGGTTTGAAAGTGGCACAAAAACCTAGTTGGGGACGCCATATTGCGGCTATAGCCGTTGGTGCTTTACTCTTCACTTGCTGGGATTTTGCCCTTGAGCCAGCGATGAGTCAAACTTCTCTACCTTTTTGGTATTGGGAACACCCAGGAGCTTTCTTTGGCACACCTTACCAGAACTATGCAGGTTGGTTTGGTACTAGTGCCCTGTTTATGAGTGTGGCAGGATTGTTGTGGAGAAACGCTTCGATTAAATTAGAGCGATCGCAACTTAATCTACCCTTAGTCGTTTATTTAACTAACTTTGCCTTCGCCGCCGGACTAAGCTTGGCCGCTGGATTCTACATCCCAGTGTTGCTCGGTTTATTTCTTGGTGTAGTTCCCGCCGTGGCTCTGTGGTTAAGCAGTTCAACCACTCCTATTCCAGTTGCTGTTGAACCAGCAAGCAACGAAGTCTCGGTGGCAAGAAGCGTTAAAGTTGCCTTGAAATAA
- the cruG gene encoding 2'-O-glycosyltransferase CruG has translation MTTADNALIVESAISLLLLLIQVPATAILFSRLLKGPRRLPPIEPQQPTLELLGKVSVVVPTLNEALRISPLLAGLSHQSYEVREIIVVDSKSVDGTPDLVKATQQKDPRFRVMTDDPLPSGWVGRPWALHNGFLFSSEGSQWFLGLDADIQPHPGLVAGLVKTAEAQGYDLVSLSPQFILKYPGECWLQPALLITLLYRFDPAGINTEQPERVMANGQCFLCRRSVLAAVGGYSSASGSFCDDVTLARNIAVQGYKVGFLDGAKVLKVRMYEGAMETWKEWGRSLDLKDATSRSQLWGDLWLLTSVQGLPLLIVLTFFLISPPLSYSLHTGLIALPTPPLLLLGLNLFLVVIRFAMLIAIAPSYDRKSAKGGWLFWLSPFADPLAVLRIFLSAFHKPREWRGRKYI, from the coding sequence TTGACAACAGCAGACAACGCTTTGATAGTAGAAAGCGCCATTTCCCTTTTATTGCTACTTATCCAAGTACCAGCAACGGCGATTCTATTTTCGCGCCTGCTAAAGGGGCCAAGACGGCTTCCTCCAATAGAACCGCAACAGCCGACACTGGAGCTTTTGGGTAAGGTTAGCGTTGTCGTTCCCACGCTGAACGAGGCGCTTCGCATTAGTCCTCTGTTGGCTGGTTTAAGTCATCAAAGCTACGAAGTTCGGGAAATTATTGTTGTAGACAGCAAGTCTGTTGATGGTACACCCGACTTGGTAAAAGCGACACAGCAGAAAGATCCGCGTTTTCGCGTGATGACAGATGACCCCTTACCCTCTGGTTGGGTGGGACGTCCTTGGGCGTTGCATAATGGTTTTCTCTTTAGTTCTGAGGGTAGTCAGTGGTTTCTGGGGCTGGATGCTGATATCCAACCACATCCTGGTTTGGTTGCTGGTTTGGTGAAAACGGCCGAAGCACAGGGCTATGATCTCGTTTCCCTTTCACCCCAGTTTATCCTCAAATATCCGGGAGAGTGCTGGCTACAACCGGCTTTGTTGATTACTCTGCTTTACCGATTTGACCCGGCTGGGATCAATACAGAGCAGCCAGAACGGGTGATGGCAAATGGGCAGTGTTTTTTGTGTCGCCGCTCCGTTTTAGCTGCTGTGGGTGGCTATAGCAGTGCGAGTGGTTCTTTTTGTGATGATGTGACTTTGGCACGAAATATTGCTGTTCAAGGGTATAAGGTGGGCTTTTTAGATGGCGCAAAGGTGCTAAAAGTACGGATGTATGAAGGGGCGATGGAGACGTGGAAGGAATGGGGGCGGAGTCTCGATCTTAAAGATGCAACTTCTCGTTCACAGTTGTGGGGAGATTTGTGGCTACTCACATCTGTTCAAGGTCTACCCCTTTTAATAGTACTTACTTTTTTCTTGATTTCCCCGCCACTCTCGTACTCGCTACACACGGGATTAATCGCGTTACCCACTCCCCCACTTCTTCTGCTAGGACTAAATTTATTTTTGGTGGTAATTCGCTTTGCTATGCTAATTGCGATCGCACCTTCTTACGATCGCAAAAGCGCAAAAGGCGGCTGGTTATTCTGGCTTTCCCCTTTTGCTGATCCCTTAGCTGTGCTACGAATCTTCTTATCTGCATTCCACAAGCCACGCGAGTGGCGGGGACGCAAATATATATAG
- the rnhA gene encoding ribonuclease HI, with translation MSTQPIIQSIYTDGACTGNPGPGGWGVVVYFSDGSIHEMGDASPHTTNNKMEMQAAIAALQFLQTSQQTQPITLHTDSEYLINCVTKWVKGWKQKGWKKSDGKPVQNQELLETLDELNTQQVKWQHVRGHSGNIGNERCDAIARSYASGKIPSLQQLTPTEIYKSLPSINELNVAKVADYEKNSRIINQSPQEISTSAPDITVMEPSTGPTAAAIDEKPPEMRVSQLRSLVETLRIADEISEKGYLITSSELADLMDVHASAVTSRGDQWRWRNWIVSRVRREGNQILWELERGDQLGGEEE, from the coding sequence ATGTCCACTCAACCCATAATCCAAAGCATATATACCGATGGTGCTTGCACCGGAAATCCTGGCCCTGGTGGTTGGGGAGTTGTCGTCTATTTTAGCGATGGCTCAATCCACGAAATGGGCGATGCATCCCCTCATACCACTAACAATAAAATGGAAATGCAAGCTGCGATCGCAGCCCTCCAATTTCTGCAAACATCTCAACAAACCCAACCCATCACCCTTCATACCGATAGCGAATACTTAATTAACTGCGTTACCAAGTGGGTGAAAGGCTGGAAACAGAAAGGCTGGAAAAAGTCAGATGGTAAACCCGTCCAAAACCAAGAGCTTTTGGAAACTCTTGATGAACTTAATACCCAACAGGTAAAATGGCAACACGTTAGGGGACATTCTGGTAACATAGGTAACGAACGTTGTGATGCGATCGCTCGCAGCTATGCTAGTGGTAAAATTCCTTCGCTACAACAATTAACACCTACAGAAATTTACAAATCTTTACCCTCTATAAATGAGCTAAATGTAGCAAAAGTAGCTGATTATGAAAAAAACTCTAGAATAATTAACCAAAGTCCCCAAGAAATCAGTACTTCTGCACCAGATATAACCGTTATGGAACCATCTACTGGGCCAACTGCGGCCGCAATCGATGAAAAACCGCCAGAAATGAGGGTTTCGCAACTCCGCAGCTTGGTCGAAACTCTGCGTATCGCTGACGAAATTTCAGAGAAAGGCTATTTAATCACTAGTTCTGAGTTAGCAGACTTGATGGATGTCCACGCCAGCGCTGTTACCAGTCGCGGAGATCAATGGCGCTGGCGAAACTGGATAGTGTCACGGGTACGCCGTGAAGGAAATCAAATTCTTTGGGAACTGGAACGCGGGGATCAACTAGGAGGTGAAGAGGAGTAG
- a CDS encoding CHASE2 domain-containing serine/threonine-protein kinase, which produces MISRLLEKFRVSFVKVQDSRETSKSKSWLQMILVTSVGVTTFIWGVRELKWLQPWELRVYDQMLRSRPPEAPERRILLVKITDEDLKQDKGIISARRINQLLKKIESYQPRIVGLYLFQPENKYLVTNLQNQENIVSTCLFSSLGRDEIPPPPNFPIDNVGFSNVVADNENDQILRRSLLFVHSSEKKCTTSFAFGALIAINYLDKQGIKYDFINKGDFQLGKIIFPRLQPNSGSYEHLNADGYQILLNYRHPNSLAEEVSLTQVLSGQVKPSLIKDRLVIIGTTAANYPQSSFYTPYSALPDQPPRMPALLIHAQIASQLISTVLDGRPLIWYWPDWAELIWMWGWSLLGGIIAWRWQNPLLLLVVVGTTLLGLVGICVALFLQGGWIPLVPSGLALVISSICVITYTSHQNQRQTQVIILQVEKQQEAIAQLNILLEDKTALPDSYLDFPPPIDSPEIKSGDLLLGGRYKISQVLGAGGFGRTYLARDTQRPGNPICVVKKLMPARQDTRFLQVARRLFNSEAEILQSLGKHHQIPELLAYFEDDQEFYLIQQYIEGHTLSEELPPVQNVQNESFVIEMLKQVLEVLQFVHQHRVIHRDIKPANIIRCAQDNRLVLIDFGAVKLMQPPSSEQTELATVAIGTRGYAPPEQFAGHPRLCSDIYALGMIAIQAITGIPPQDLHPDPETGNIMWRQTVQVSEKLAAILDKMVCYHFSDRYQSATAVLQDLKRM; this is translated from the coding sequence GTGATTAGTAGACTATTAGAAAAATTTCGTGTGTCTTTTGTCAAAGTTCAGGATTCCCGTGAAACTTCCAAGAGCAAAAGCTGGTTGCAAATGATTTTAGTCACCAGTGTAGGAGTCACCACCTTTATCTGGGGAGTTCGGGAACTCAAATGGTTGCAGCCTTGGGAGTTAAGAGTTTATGACCAGATGTTGCGATCGCGTCCGCCAGAAGCACCTGAACGGCGGATTTTGCTGGTAAAAATCACTGACGAGGATCTCAAACAAGACAAAGGGATTATATCAGCTCGTAGAATCAATCAGCTATTAAAAAAAATAGAATCTTATCAACCGCGAATTGTTGGTTTATATCTTTTCCAGCCAGAAAACAAATATTTAGTAACTAATTTACAAAATCAAGAAAACATCGTCAGTACCTGTTTGTTCAGCAGCTTGGGTAGAGATGAAATTCCACCACCTCCAAATTTTCCTATAGATAATGTTGGGTTTAGCAATGTGGTTGCTGACAATGAAAACGACCAAATTCTCCGCCGCAGTTTGTTATTTGTTCACTCTTCAGAAAAAAAATGTACAACATCATTTGCATTTGGTGCGCTCATAGCAATTAATTATCTGGATAAACAAGGCATTAAATATGACTTTATTAATAAAGGAGATTTTCAGTTAGGTAAAATTATCTTTCCGCGTTTACAACCGAATTCCGGTAGTTACGAACATCTGAATGCAGATGGCTATCAAATATTATTAAATTATCGTCACCCCAATAGCCTCGCCGAGGAAGTAAGCCTCACACAAGTCCTCAGTGGACAAGTCAAACCCAGTTTAATCAAAGACCGCCTTGTAATTATTGGCACTACAGCAGCTAATTACCCTCAAAGTAGCTTTTATACACCTTATAGTGCTTTGCCAGATCAACCACCCAGAATGCCTGCTTTGCTTATTCATGCACAGATAGCAAGTCAACTTATCAGTACAGTGTTGGATGGGCGACCTCTAATTTGGTACTGGCCAGACTGGGCGGAACTTATTTGGATGTGGGGCTGGTCGCTTTTAGGTGGAATTATAGCATGGCGGTGGCAAAATCCGTTGCTGTTGCTAGTGGTGGTCGGGACAACTCTACTTGGCTTAGTAGGAATCTGCGTTGCTTTGTTTTTGCAAGGCGGATGGATACCATTAGTTCCCTCTGGACTGGCTTTAGTGATTAGTAGTATCTGTGTGATTACTTATACTAGCCACCAAAATCAGCGACAAACTCAGGTGATTATTCTGCAAGTTGAAAAACAACAAGAAGCGATCGCTCAATTAAATATACTCTTAGAAGATAAAACAGCACTTCCCGACTCATATCTTGATTTTCCTCCCCCAATTGATTCACCAGAAATAAAATCAGGTGATTTACTTTTGGGTGGACGCTACAAAATCTCTCAAGTTCTTGGTGCAGGTGGATTTGGCCGCACTTATTTAGCACGGGATACTCAACGCCCAGGTAATCCGATTTGTGTAGTTAAAAAGTTAATGCCAGCCCGTCAAGATACCCGATTTTTGCAAGTTGCTCGCAGGTTGTTTAATAGTGAAGCTGAAATATTACAATCATTGGGTAAACATCATCAGATTCCCGAACTACTTGCTTATTTTGAAGATGACCAAGAATTTTATTTGATTCAACAATATATCGAGGGACATACCCTAAGTGAAGAATTACCGCCTGTGCAGAATGTGCAGAACGAATCATTTGTAATTGAGATGCTCAAACAAGTTTTAGAAGTTCTACAATTTGTTCACCAGCATCGAGTCATTCATCGTGATATCAAACCGGCTAATATTATTAGATGCGCTCAAGATAATCGGTTGGTTTTGATTGACTTTGGTGCAGTCAAATTGATGCAACCGCCAAGTAGTGAGCAAACAGAATTAGCCACAGTAGCCATCGGAACGCGAGGTTATGCACCTCCAGAGCAATTTGCCGGTCATCCGCGCTTATGCAGTGACATTTACGCTTTAGGAATGATTGCTATTCAAGCCATAACTGGGATACCACCCCAAGACCTCCACCCAGATCCTGAAACGGGTAATATTATGTGGCGGCAAACGGTGCAAGTGAGTGAAAAATTAGCGGCAATTTTAGATAAGATGGTTTGCTATCATTTTAGCGATCGCTATCAATCAGCCACCGCAGTTTTACAAGATTTAAAACGTATGTAG